One segment of Streptomyces sp. NA02950 DNA contains the following:
- the pheA gene encoding prephenate dehydratase, producing the protein MSASRYTYLGPEGTFTEAALRSMPEAATRELVPMVSVPATLDAVRTSAAAAALVPIENSVEGGVNATLDELATGDPLMIYREVLLSISFALLVRPGTALADVKTVTGHPVAQPQVRNWLAGQLPDAQWESAASNADGARLVQEGRYDAAFAGEFAAPKYGLEPLVTGIHDAQNAMTRFVLVGRPARPAARTGADKTSVVIWLGDDHPGALLELLQEFAARGVNLMRIESRPTGEGIGRYCFSVDCEGHITDRRVGSALMGLKRICPKVRFLGSYPRAGVDPAEIAPLRHGTSDEAFSEAAEWLARCQDGRA; encoded by the coding sequence ATGTCGGCCAGCCGCTATACGTACCTCGGCCCCGAGGGCACCTTCACCGAGGCCGCGCTGCGGTCCATGCCGGAGGCCGCCACGCGCGAACTGGTCCCCATGGTCTCGGTCCCGGCCACCCTGGACGCCGTGCGCACCAGCGCGGCGGCGGCCGCCCTGGTGCCGATCGAGAACTCGGTGGAGGGCGGGGTCAACGCGACCCTGGACGAGCTGGCCACCGGTGATCCACTGATGATCTACCGCGAGGTGCTGCTCTCGATCAGCTTCGCGCTGCTGGTCCGGCCGGGCACGGCGCTGGCGGACGTCAAGACGGTGACCGGGCATCCGGTCGCCCAGCCGCAGGTGCGCAACTGGCTGGCGGGCCAGCTGCCGGACGCCCAGTGGGAGTCGGCGGCCTCGAACGCGGACGGTGCCCGACTGGTGCAGGAGGGGCGGTACGACGCGGCGTTCGCGGGTGAGTTCGCGGCGCCGAAGTACGGTCTGGAGCCGCTGGTCACCGGCATCCACGACGCACAGAACGCGATGACCCGCTTTGTGCTGGTCGGCCGTCCCGCGCGGCCCGCCGCCCGGACCGGCGCGGACAAGACGTCCGTGGTGATCTGGCTCGGCGACGACCACCCGGGTGCGCTGCTGGAACTGCTCCAGGAATTCGCGGCGCGCGGCGTCAACCTGATGCGGATCGAATCCCGCCCGACCGGCGAGGGCATCGGCCGCTACTGCTTCTCGGTCGACTGTGAGGGGCACATCACCGACCGGCGGGTGGGTTCGGCGCTGATGGGGCTGAAGCGGATCTGCCCGAAGGTGCGCTTCCTGGGCTCGTATCCGCGGGCGGGCGTGGACCCGGCGGAGATCGCGCCGCTGCGGCACGGCACCTCCGACGAAGCGTTCTCGGAGGCGGCGGAGTGGCTGGCGCGCTGCCAGGACGGGCGGGCCTGA
- the efeB gene encoding iron uptake transporter deferrochelatase/peroxidase subunit — MTTQQHTQREPRKSPGNDHEEKDRGKDGPESPGARISRRRLLGTAGAAGAAGLVAGAAAGAYAAEARRSDPEPLTSVGGTTVPFHGRHQAGITTPLQAHGHLVAFDLAPRADRKAIAALLRRWSRTAGQLTEGEAPPDDTGIALDAGPSSLTVTFGFGRTFFGRAGLRDRLPTALAPLPDFASDALDAKRSNGDLWIQIGADDGLVAFHALRALQREARGTARLRWQMTGFNRTPGATGRPMTARNLMGQIDGTNNPKPSDEDFQRRVFVPAEGEPAWMAHGSYAVVRRIRMLLDSWDHLSLERQEKVIGRRKSDGAPLSGGTEDTPVRLDKVNGDGSLAIAGAAHVRVAAPASNQGAAMLRRPFSYHDGFREDGAPDAGLLFIAWQADPMKGFVPVQRKLDLGDDLSRFLRHEASALFAVPGGCAPGEYVGQALLEG; from the coding sequence ATGACAACGCAGCAGCACACCCAGCGGGAGCCGAGGAAGAGCCCCGGGAACGACCACGAGGAGAAGGACCGGGGGAAGGACGGGCCGGAGAGCCCCGGCGCGCGGATCTCCCGCCGCCGCCTGCTGGGCACGGCGGGCGCCGCGGGCGCGGCCGGGCTGGTGGCGGGCGCCGCCGCCGGTGCGTACGCCGCCGAGGCCAGGCGCTCGGACCCGGAGCCGCTCACCTCGGTGGGCGGCACCACCGTGCCGTTCCACGGCAGACACCAGGCGGGGATCACCACCCCGCTCCAGGCCCACGGGCATCTGGTCGCCTTCGACCTCGCCCCCCGCGCGGACCGCAAGGCGATCGCCGCGCTGCTGCGCCGCTGGTCGAGGACGGCCGGGCAGCTGACCGAGGGCGAGGCACCGCCGGACGACACGGGGATCGCGCTCGACGCGGGCCCCTCCTCCCTCACCGTCACCTTCGGTTTCGGCCGGACCTTCTTCGGCCGGGCGGGGCTGAGGGACCGGCTACCGACGGCGCTGGCCCCGCTGCCCGACTTCGCCTCGGACGCGCTGGACGCCAAGCGCAGCAACGGCGATCTGTGGATCCAGATCGGTGCCGACGACGGGCTGGTCGCCTTTCACGCGCTGCGCGCCCTCCAGCGCGAGGCGCGCGGCACCGCCCGGCTGCGCTGGCAGATGACCGGCTTCAACCGCACGCCCGGCGCCACCGGCCGTCCCATGACGGCCCGCAATCTGATGGGCCAGATCGACGGCACCAACAACCCCAAGCCGTCGGACGAGGACTTCCAGCGGCGGGTGTTCGTGCCCGCGGAGGGCGAGCCCGCCTGGATGGCGCACGGCTCCTACGCGGTGGTCCGGCGGATCCGGATGCTGCTGGACTCCTGGGACCACCTCTCCCTCGAGCGGCAGGAGAAGGTGATCGGACGCCGCAAGTCCGACGGCGCCCCGCTGTCCGGCGGTACGGAGGACACCCCGGTCCGGCTGGACAAGGTGAACGGGGACGGCTCGCTGGCCATCGCCGGGGCGGCCCACGTCCGGGTGGCGGCGCCCGCGTCGAACCAGGGCGCGGCCATGCTGCGGCGGCCCTTCTCGTACCACGACGGCTTCCGCGAGGACGGGGCGCCGGACGCCGGGCTGCTGTTCATCGCCTGGCAGGCGGATCCGATGAAGGGGTTCGTGCCGGTGCAGCGGAAGCTGGACCTGGGCGACGACCTCTCACGCTTCCTGCGGCACGAGGCGAGCGCGCTGTTCGCGGTGCCGGGCGGCTGCGCTCCGGGGGAGTACGTCGGTCAGGCACTCTTGGAAGGATGA